Sequence from the Magallana gigas chromosome 4, xbMagGiga1.1, whole genome shotgun sequence genome:
GAACTATTGTTGAAGCTTAAAACACCCGTCAAATCTTACATGACTGGCCCTTTATTTAACCTTAAATTGTCAGAGATGGATATTTTTTACAAGCAATTCACTTACCAAGTAAAACCAGAATTTAGTAATGGGAGCGGTGTAGAATTTGTGAGTCATTTTGGTGAGTTTGAGGGGCTTTTTAAGGTGGACCGAAACGTTACAACCCCGCTGTTTCTCGTTGGCGATCTTCTGTAGTGACTTTAGTTCCTGGCGACTGAGCCTTCTCTGGTTGTCAATGTGCATGCTCtgataaaaataatcatgaaacaTTTGATTTCTTAAAGagtgaaatctctctctctctctctctctctctctctctctctctctctctctctctctctctctctcattttttaAGGAAGCTGGATGTGGTTGGTCAACAATTTACCTTTCAGATGTATCTTGATATCTAGATAAGATTGATATTTGGCCATTACCTATCTTGTTAAGTAAAAACtaatttctaaatatttcagctttaaaatttcaatatattttttcaatatctttacacaaatttaatttttttttctctcaaggaGAATAATATAGCCTAAAAATGACCAAAACCTTTTAGCCCCCTAAATTACAGAAAACATCTCTTTTTACAGCAATTAATAGCGTACCATTGATCGGATCATGGGCGGTTTCTGTCCAGCTTTCAGTGCATCGCTCAGTTTGGGCATAGAGCTGGATGTTGCCAGAGTTCTCACTGGTGAAGCCTGCAAtaggatatttttattttcattgcaatcattttttttaattcttcgAGCATTTATACAATGCCCGACTGTACGTTGTCAAAGTGCTAACTGAGTGCTTCGAGAATAAAAGTGAGACGCAAAACAGTTTCGTTATAATCgtacttgaaaaaaatatataccccaATCCTGATACAAGCATCGATACATTTCATCTCCtatattatacattataatgTAGATGGgataaacttttcatatttaagaAAACATGTAAATAACGTTACATACTTTTGGTAAACTAAACCTGTTTTTCTAGCTTATATCTGCTGTATGCATGCTATCATCCAGATCATAACTAGTTTATACCTGCTATATGCTGTCATCATCCAGATCATTACTAGTGTATACCTGCTGTATGCTGTCATCATCCAGATCATAACTAGTTTATACCTGCTGTATGCTGTCATCATCCAGATCATAGCTATCGTTCTCCTCATTTTCATCGCTGTCTTCATCTTCCACAGTGTCTTCCAGGTGCTCTTCCGCTGTCTGAGGCATGAACTTGAGCTGTTTTTTCGACTTATAATCCAACATTGCCAAAAACGGAGGGAACAAGATGCCTGCAATcacctaaaaataaaatgaatggaaacgtttttaaattatttaattgggAATGACTGGATTTCGTTTAATtcacatctatctatctatctatctatctatctatctatctatctatctatctatctatctatctatctatctatctatcatgaTAGTCAATCCACTGCAATCATGAAAATGTTAAACAGTTCGGCGATTATTCGTATAATAAAGTACTAAATTAAGTATTgcaattttgataataattatgataaacaaaaatataaaaacgtaaaaaaagagtagtttaacaagagcttggactttggtcAGTACTTGTCACTCTTCAATTTGATGAAGGCGAGGTTTATTTATCGTAAACTGGCCAGTCATTGAAAATGGCTAATAGATATGAAGACACTGAACGCAACGACACTTGTCCAATTTTATTCAGGGCTGTACATTTCAGTAGAAACAACATCAATTTCACTCAATAGTGCAGACTTTtgagctaaaaaaaacccaagattTTTACGGactatgaatattgatgaacTTGATTGGCGAATCAGAAAGAAGATGATTACTCAATATTTGACAGCTTCTTTTGATGAACTAACTATAGATATTTACATCCCatcgaaagtccaagctcttgttaaaatggttctaaagtAAAACCgatttttatactattttttataaaaaatggttACTTTAATACTGCTGTTTTTCCTTGTCTGCAGACCTCCCATCCAAATATCATTGATGAGGTTCTGGCAGCAGTTATGAGCGACGAAGTCATAATGCATGACGTCAACTGCCAAAGTGATGCAGGTCGCGTTCGAAAAGTTTATCAAGTCATCAGTGAGGAGTTGCTGGGTATAGTCGACATCGATATGGTAGCAGTGACCCAGAAATTCAAGGGCCAGCTTCATAAACTCTCTAAATTCAAAAGAATTCAAacctttcagaaaaaaaactaacaaaCATTTCAAGAATGTATATATCACCAAATTGCCAGTATCAATCCACAAAAACAGCAGAAAAAATGGAGTTGGCCAAACAATTTGGCGAACCCAATTCTCTAAAAATCGTCAAATTTTACATCAACTACAATGATATAACCCATTTTAAGAATAGAGGAATAGCACcacaaagaatgaaaaaaatgtccTTACTGTGCGTTTTCCATTAAATGTCCCGAGATGCCGCTTTCTAACACGTCGGCGTCTGCTTCCTGGGCCATTCTTTTGTACAGATTGGAAGCAACCAGGGCCTAACAAACAAAGCAATAATCAGAAAGCATTTATAGGCTAAAAAGTTTCACgaatcaaaattaaagatgAAATCCTTACTTATCCTTAACACACTTCGCCGACTTTTAAACTCTACGTAAGGATTGTAAGGGAGTCCCCACCCAACCCCCTATATTTCAAACTGATTAAATTCATGATCACATAGTAAAGACCATACCAAAAATTACCCCAATATTCCTTGCATGCGCCTACCTTAGCCATTGCCCCTTCGCCTTGTTGCCACATAAACAGCGCCATCTGTTGACGGTTCATAAGCACCGCCCACAGCATGAGGTCATGGAAAGGGTACTGGAATAAATTACAGCTGGCCATGTCACTCAAATAAGACGTCTGCTTCATCATCGACTTTCTGCTAGTGGTTGTGCTGCTACTGCTAGAACTCTGTTTATAAACCAAAAGTGTAAAGTCATTCATAAATGCATGGAAGGATGTTGTTGCTTTTAATGACGGTGAATGGTCAACGAAACCCATCAATTCGAccataacatttttcaaaatgatagtTTTGGCCATACACTGTTATCTAGTAAAGAAAACTTccaaaatattttagctttagaATTTGAGCATCTTTTCATACAAAGTTCTTCATTTCCAGGAGATTAATTTGGTCTAAAAATGACCACTCTTAAGGGTTGAAATTTTCCAGGTAAAATGGCATGATGCAGTTAAGTGTTGtgtgatacatgtaactttaaaaatattcaaaaaatatatctgCCTAGTATAAGATTTTTGAGCtataaagaattgaaaaacACTCACAATTCTTCGCATCGCAACGTATTTCTGACGGAATTCTTTCTGAGAATACATGGATTTGAAGGCCCCGCCCATCAAGCTGTCAATTATAAGTCCAATGTCCAGTAAAGTGTACCGATAGTTTGGAAAAAGgttctgtaaaaaataaattgttgaaattaagaGGTGAAGTTAACATGAACCATTTTAAAATCAGAATTGAGTATAACTTTTTAGctagctatatacatgtagtaccttTCGTAATCCTTTGATAAAATATCGGACAGGGTTAAACTGGCACTGTGGCTGttgaaaaatacataatataaaatttacaggCTAAAGAGTAAAGTTTCATAGCATTACATAGTAGTTGGAAAAGAActgcatgtacatacatgtatgattaacaatttttcgttgaaataaacaaaatctatagtttaacttctttacataaaatttacaatttgatattttgtacacgtaagtttattcctttttagatctaaatgattgaccaaacaccaatttagattaaacagtccagaaaaaaattcaattagaACAAATGTACAGAAGTTTTGAGGCGTATACTTCTTCCATATAAATTATGCCTTACTGGTTTTCTTAATGTTGGATAAGTAACCAGACTTACGTTGATGTTGTAACCAGACTTACGTTGATGTTGTAGAGTTCCTCCAGTCTATTGACCGTTAGAAACGAGTGCAGGCTGACGCCAGTCTCCAGTAACAGCTTCACGAAGTCCACTTTGTCGTTGATGAGAGCCTCCATCATAACCGACTCCAGGGGCTCGTTCTAAAGACAGACACTGGGGTGGTTAGTTCTTTTATTAACAATAAATGTCGCAAAGACAAGGTGGGGGAGTCTAGAAGAAAGTATTGAAAGCCAATCGgggttttctttacttttttgtaGCAGTAAAGAGATATTCAAATTAACatggaagaagaagaagaagaagaagaagaagaagaagaagaagaatgcAAAAGGAAACAGAGAAGAAAAAGAGGAAGAAGAAGACAgaaagaaatgtaaagaaagaaagaatgaaagaaattaaaagaaagaatgaatgaaagaagaaagaaagaaagagcaTTCTTGGGAGAAATAATGCGTTGGGAAtgtacacatattttttgtCTGTTAAAATTGACAGAGTTACATGTAGTTGCGGTGAAATCCTTACTATTTGACCATTTTCTCTATCCAAGATGTAATCCTGCGCTAGGTCAACCCTGTCCCACATCAAAGCGAGGCGCAACTGCTCGGATATACTACTGCATGTCCCTGAAACAAACCACATACTTACAAATCACATCCACAATgcaagtattatttttattgcatGTACTAGTACATggtatttgataataaattgaaGGGATAATAATTttgaggtttttttcttttttttaagttttatctTTTTCGAGTTTGtatatcaaaatttgatatgttCAGAAGGGACTCGATCACTTCGCTTTCCCCGCCTCCTTCTTAATCGCTGTGTTAACTtaaagaaccattttaacaagaccttgaactttcagtaggacgtaacaatctatttcttgcgtcaaaacaagttaaaaatgacactggtttcaagtgaaTTATACACAGATTGCagagtcttagctcaaaagccagacgaatcttgttgatttcaaagagccatagctgagtggctagcaatgaaattgatatgcccacgtcacattgctgtttgacacaactaccaaaagtccaagctcttgttaaaatggttataATATGATGTTACTATTAGTGACTAAAGTGGGTATCAATGCAAAGATGaagatatttaccttttaaTATTGATGTCAGAATCAACATATCCAATTCTTGATTTTCGTCTGCGAGGTTTACAACTGTTATCTGAAACAGAAACCCAAAGACTATAAATTAAGTCAACCCCCGAACACACAAGTCATTTCTTAATTTGCCGCCGTGATGTTGAGAAATCAATCAAGAATTTTAACACTGTAATAGCTAAACCCGTGTTGCTGTAGTATACCCGAGTTCCGAAATTTGGATTGACTAAACATTAATTGGAAAAATTTCTTCTTGCAACCTGTTAAACCTGTTACCCAAAAAACCCTCCGCCCTTTGATGACTATATATTTTCGTCAAAAAAATACACCGTATATCattggttttaaaattctttagaAGATTTTAAATCAGGCACTTTCAAATATACAACAATTAGAATTAATCCGTTAAGGGAGTCGGGTTGGACGATGATTCAGAGGAAATTAGGCAATACACACTGTGACAATTACTAGTATactggaatttttttaatcattgcaGGAAACACTATTGACCCGAAGATAGAAATATCGGCATTGCACTCAGCCTGcggcgtcgggcaatatttaaGCTCTCATGCTAAGTCACTGTAAAAAATACTTGTATAAtggtattttttaatcattgcaGGAAACACTATTGACCTGAAGATAGAAATATCggaataatgttttttattgcCCTAAGACTACGGCATCGGGCAATATTTAAACTCTCATGCTAAGTCATTAACGTTAACAGTGTACAACTTACCAGATTTTTCCTCTGTAGGCACACGGTGATTTCCAGACATAGCTCCTTTGCTTGCTCCTCGGTACACGTGAACGTGTCTTGTATAGCATCCACTAGAATTACCTTCAATCTGTCTGGAAGTTTTCTGTAAAaaccaaattatttttaagagttacttcccttatgatacaaattattttaaatttctttctcAGTACATGGATGAATATTGTAAGTTAATAgttgacaattttttcttttgatctaaatattttatgaagtgtttaaatttgtgtttaatttcaagtttgtcaataaaacacaaaaggGTGGATTTACCCGTCTTTTGTTGCGTTTTGGTATGCAAATGAGATGAGGTCTGCGGCACGCCCACTTCCTGCGCAGACGATGACAGGAACTGGTGGTTTGTCTGTGACGTATTCTAACACCGCCCTGATTGTGTTCATTCCGCCCTCTAGCACCACACAAACCATAGGAATATTGATTCCTAGTTTaggaggaaaaaataaaatttaattttctacagtTTGATAAAGAACGATCAAAAGTGTTCAAAcgttgttgtacatgtactgtctTTATCTACCTTTTGAAACTTTTTGCTGATATAGATGGCGCTCGATTCTTCTACGGAAGATAACTTCCGCCCCGTATTCTCCTTCCGTCCCGTTATCAGCCAACAGGAAGTAGGCGTGGTGACTGTCGAGAGTCGACTGGACGTAAGCTGTCTTTCCGTGGTGATGTGAACACGTGATCttaagaaatgaaagaaaaaacaaaacataattagAACATTGGACTTGTACATCTGGAACATCTTCCAAAAAACATTGATttgaatacccccccccccctttacacACATAGAAAAACAGATATTTAGGAAACATAATGTACTCTTTCCATCAATCTTGATACACTGTGCACGTTCTGCTAACACAACTTATTTCttcattaaaaacattttcctcTTACAAAGGTTTAACTGCCACAGCTACCGTTTCCGTAAATTTGAATGCTATTAATATTTACAAGTGAAGAACAGTTGAAGTCAGTGTCAAGATAAAAGTCCAAGATttcctacatgtatttgacatgatctttttttttaacccgAAAAAATTGGAAACGACTTCTTGATGAGATCttactattgaaaaaaaaaccctgacatATTTATCAACTGAAAGCTTTTAGAACTACTTATACATTTTACCGTTTACTTATCATCCGCTGTTTTCACCTTTTCATCGAGTCTTTGCATTGCAAAATCCCCGTAATGTTTGTAAAATGGAAAAAGAGGCAACAGAGGAAAAGGTTATTAAACAGAACTATTGGACCTCTTTGCCTTTTTTGAGAATGTATGTGCAGATGCATGGACACAAgagtttttaattataaataccgCAATATTAAGCAAACAAGTTATGGAAACAGGCACTTTTATAGAGTTGCCATAGTTTATATTGTGGGCATACATTTCTGCCGACGAGTTGTTCCTTGTTTGCCAACACGCCCCACGGCACCACGCCAATAGTGACCAGCTTCCGTTTGAACTGTTTAGATCGGCCCTCTCCAAAGGCGGCACTGACATGCCTGGTCACACCTAGATCAACATATCAATAGAAAGTAGAGAGTTATCAGtcatttcaatgatttttttattctccAGTGCAActgtgcgcggatctagaaagtGAGTAGGcgaatcgggggggggggggggggggggtgaatcaGGGAGGTCCAACCATCCCCAGAGGTATATTCCAaataagtaattttaaaaattaacaaagtaaAGTTTCCGAAAAATGGCATTGGAACTCGAACTCCTCTTCTCCCTTCCCCCGAAAAAAACCTGGATCCGCTCATTACAAAGTAAAAGTAAATAATATCTAATTTTGATATTGTTAAATGGATAACTgctgatttttcaaaaattttctttacattaatttttgagACACGATCATACAGAGTTCTCCTCTTTTGAACCTATTATAACCGCCCGATGACGACCACACAAacaattgaatatttaaattttctttaggaactctgaataaatattttatcaccGCTATATCGGTTCATTAAGCAGGCACGAAgaatcaggggggggggggcactttttctcgcagcaataattttttttaattttacgtataaaaaattgaattatcatggaggtggcccccacttttttgggagaatgtaaaaatgctataaaaatAAGGGAATCatgagtgaaattgaagttatagatatactaccccccccccccttccccaacagattaggattttgaagattttggaaaaatccaaaattccctttttttttcttttcttttttttttttgcttgtcaagattttttggatgagtctgcccccactttaaaaaacgatgcaaCGTGTCTAGATCTGTTAAGTAAATAAGTTAATTTCAGTTTCCTAAAATCCGtcgtatatataaaattttacattaccACGCAAAACTTATGCGCAATGAAAGCTAGCCCATGTCAGCCCATGCATTAAACATTTTACCGCGTTGGTATTGTGGGTCTATAAATAGGCCTTTATGGCCACAAACTCACCTGTTTTGACCCCGCTGGTAAAGACCCAGGCCCCTGTTGTCTTGGCAAACTTGACCAGGCCTTTTCGGAATGAGCGTTTCATTTTTGGTGACAGATCGAAATTCGCCATGCCCCCatgcatagttatgatgaggTTTGGTAGGTCCAGTCCCCACTGCTTTTGGAGAAGTTTTAAAACCGCCTCCGATTTTGTGTCTATTGTAGACATCCTAACGTACTGGGGAAAGAAAAACGAGAAAAGATTAGACGCCATAGGGAATGCATGGAATTTACTATTTCATGgtgtgctctctctctctctctctctctctctctctctctctctctctctctctctctctctctctctctctctctctctctcgtccgATATTAAACAAGAAACATGAGAAAATGGACTTGCGACGAAAAACAAAACTGCGCAAAAGTCACTTGCTACGAAAAAAATtacctgtaaaaaaaacttttgtgatatttttgcCAGGTCATAGTTACCATTTTTGTCAAATTCAGCAAAAGCGAGAAGCGTCAAAAAAATGAATAGCAACGAGAAATCAGAATCTTTCTCAAATCCACTCGCTCGTTAATTATAGTTGGTAAATAATGATCAAAAACATTTTGActcattttcaaatttactg
This genomic interval carries:
- the LOC105318795 gene encoding transient receptor potential cation channel subfamily M member 3 produces the protein MFPMRDLSPTVSMEPSPGVRSSLPLHVSPSSGSFSSFTSLWDGLRNLRNSVVSEEKKETSWIEKTFYKRECTYFIPDTEDPDRCCCGRPAHWHGDDIDEVASSNESWLPGLHTAHAPTDAFGTIEFQGTNHPTKAQYVRMSTIDTKSEAVLKLLQKQWGLDLPNLIITMHGGMANFDLSPKMKRSFRKGLVKFAKTTGAWVFTSGVKTGVTRHVSAAFGEGRSKQFKRKLVTIGVVPWGVLANKEQLVGRNITCSHHHGKTAYVQSTLDSHHAYFLLADNGTEGEYGAEVIFRRRIERHLYQQKVSKGINIPMVCVVLEGGMNTIRAVLEYVTDKPPVPVIVCAGSGRAADLISFAYQNATKDGKLPDRLKVILVDAIQDTFTCTEEQAKELCLEITVCLQRKNLITVVNLADENQELDMLILTSILKGTCSSISEQLRLALMWDRVDLAQDYILDRENGQINEPLESVMMEALINDKVDFVKLLLETGVSLHSFLTVNRLEELYNINPQCQFNPVRYFIKGLRKNLFPNYRYTLLDIGLIIDSLMGGAFKSMYSQKEFRQKYVAMRRISSSSSSTTTSRKSMMKQTSYLSDMASCNLFQYPFHDLMLWAVLMNRQQMALFMWQQGEGAMAKALVASNLYKRMAQEADADVLESGISGHLMENAQEFMKLALEFLGHCYHIDVDYTQQLLTDDLINFSNATCITLAVDVMHYDFVAHNCCQNLINDIWMGGLQTRKNSSIKVIAGILFPPFLAMLDYKSKKQLKFMPQTAEEHLEDTVEDEDSDENEENDSYDLDDDSIQQASPVRTLATSSSMPKLSDALKAGQKPPMIRSMSMHIDNQRRLSRQELKSLQKIANEKQRGCNVSVHLKKPLKLTKMTHKFYTAPITKFWFYLITYIAFLVAFSYTVLVRTLPTPAWPEIFVMAYLVSFAAEKCWELAVLVPGPLKIKLRVFASFYWNLWDAVAIVWFTIGVILRFNPSTLNASRIVYTLNIVFFYIRILGILSVNKALGAYSKIIGKLLKHMSYFSIIMFIVTACFGVIRQAVHFQNEEWSWFMLRSVFFYPYWMIYGEIFKEEIDTCTDIDNYPGGCTYGSWVSPLAMFVFLLVIFILLVNLLIARFNATCIRVIPRVREIWKYQRYNVILKYKLSSLLPPPLAVFSLIYQGIKYLIWKCRGREDFCDHGLKIYLTDEEKDKLHEFELQCLEDYVRHKENKLQTSANKRISAISERVTEISAQMDDVTVQEKSFRHTLQLADQGVSKLEEIFLKNHEIVKLMGHMVPGFDEFAQSPSRQ